The region CGCCACTTTCGCGACGCCGGACAATCTCAACGGCATCACCGAAACTCGGCTCGACGAACTGGAAGCGGTGCTCGACGATTGCGAAAAGGATGAAACGCTCGGCGCGCTGATCCTGACGGGCGAGGGGCGCGCCTTCTGCGTCGGGCTCGATCTCGATCTGCTCGACCGCACCTTCAACGATCTCGATTTCTTCGACGTCATCGTCGCGCGGGTGAATGGCATCATCACGCGGCTGGAGAATCTGGATATCCCGACGATCGTGGCGAACAACGGCTTCACCCGCGCCGGCGGGTTCGAGATTTCGCTGGGCTGCGATTTCATGATCGTCGCGGACGAGGCGAAGGTCGGCGACGTGCATACCGATGCCGGGGTCGTTCCCGCCGCCGTCACGCTGCGGCTGAAGCGCCGCGTGGGGGATCAGCGCGCCAAGGAAATCCTGTGGGGCGCGCGCTGGTACAAGGGGCAGGAAGCGGTCGATATCGGGCTGGCGATCAAGTCGGTTCCGCTGGCCACCCTGCGCGACGAGGCGATCGCCTATGCCCGCACGATGACCGACAAGCCGCGCGCGACGCTCGCCACGCTGAAGCGGATCATGCGCGACGGCCATGGCCTGTCGGTGGCCGAGGGCGCTGCGCTCGAACTCGAGGCGTTCGCGCATTACAACCGCACGCAGCCGTTCGGCCGCGAAGGCTATACCGCGTTTCGCGAGAAGCGCGTGCCGAGCTGGAAAGCGGCGTGATGCGTATGCCCCTTTCCCCGTTCGTGCTGAGCCTGTCTAAGCACGTGCCGCAAACGCAGCGCTCGCGACACGCCCTTCGACAGGCTCAGGGCGAACGGAGTGTGTGGGTTTTGCTGGTGCTGGCGCTCGGCCTTTTCGCTACTCCTGCTCTTGCCCAGCACCCCGCCCCGCTGGCCACCGCCGCGAAAGTCGTGCTCGATCAGGATCGCTGCGAGGCGCTGGCAGGCGGGCGATTTCAGAAGCTGAAGGGCGCTGCCACCTGGATCACCCACGCCAGCTACGTCGCCGCGACGGACAAGCGCCAGGCGCTCTGCTCGATCGTGGGCTACGTCAATCCGGCCAACAATTTCGGCCTGTATCTACCGATCGACCGCTGGAACGGCCGCTATCTGGTGCGCGGCTGCGGCGGCAGCTGCGGGTCGGTCGTGACCGAACTCGCCTGCGGGCTGCACGCGCGCGACGGCTATGCGTGCCTCATCACCGACATGGGCCACAGCTCGACGTTGGCCGACAACAATTGGACCGAGAACAACCTGCAGGGGCTGGTCGATTTCGGCTATCGCTCGACGCATGTCACGACGCTCGCGGGCAAGGCGATCGCCGAGTCGTTCTACGCCAGGACGCCCGACAAATCCTATTTCTTCGCCTGCTCGACCGGCGGCCGCCAGGCGCTGATCGAGGCGCAGCGCTTCCCCGAGGATTTCGACGGCATCGTCGCCATCGCCCCCGCCAGCCTCGCTCCCTATGGCTCGAAACAGGCGGCCTCCGTCTCGGATGTCGACGCCTTCAACACCAAGCCCGACGATTCGCCGATCCTGCCCAATCGCAAGGCGATCCTGGTGCATCAGGCGGTCGTGCGGGCCTGCGACCGCAACGACGGCGTAGTCGACGGCCTGATCGGCGATCCGCGTACCTGCGGCTGGAAGCCCGAGGATCTGGCGTGCAAGGGCAGCGACATCCGCGATTGCCTGACGCCCGGCCAGATCGCGATGCTGCACAAGATGTACGATTGGCGCGGGGCCGAGAAGGGATCCGAGCTCAACTGGATCGGCAATTACATCCGCAACGCGCCGCTCGCC is a window of Sphingomonas sp. Leaf357 DNA encoding:
- a CDS encoding enoyl-CoA hydratase/isomerase family protein, with amino-acid sequence MPFTTLRYEKIDRIAIATFATPDNLNGITETRLDELEAVLDDCEKDETLGALILTGEGRAFCVGLDLDLLDRTFNDLDFFDVIVARVNGIITRLENLDIPTIVANNGFTRAGGFEISLGCDFMIVADEAKVGDVHTDAGVVPAAVTLRLKRRVGDQRAKEILWGARWYKGQEAVDIGLAIKSVPLATLRDEAIAYARTMTDKPRATLATLKRIMRDGHGLSVAEGAALELEAFAHYNRTQPFGREGYTAFREKRVPSWKAA
- a CDS encoding tannase/feruloyl esterase family alpha/beta hydrolase yields the protein MWVLLVLALGLFATPALAQHPAPLATAAKVVLDQDRCEALAGGRFQKLKGAATWITHASYVAATDKRQALCSIVGYVNPANNFGLYLPIDRWNGRYLVRGCGGSCGSVVTELACGLHARDGYACLITDMGHSSTLADNNWTENNLQGLVDFGYRSTHVTTLAGKAIAESFYARTPDKSYFFACSTGGRQALIEAQRFPEDFDGIVAIAPASLAPYGSKQAASVSDVDAFNTKPDDSPILPNRKAILVHQAVVRACDRNDGVVDGLIGDPRTCGWKPEDLACKGSDIRDCLTPGQIAMLHKMYDWRGAEKGSELNWIGNYIRNAPLAGEAWKPVFDLAVGRGDPATIESMVNPNNPDLRPFRDHGGKLILVQGWSDHSVMPPPTIDYYETMTKTMDGAAATRKFARLFMVPGMDHCAGGEGASAIDYMAAITAWTEGALAPEKLRGVHPVAGAPLDYFGVDLRNLDRTYYGFERDHYAWPKGSVAVGHDVAVVTDKRPLDVRLAETVAQAERAATAANFPRQSVLNATEKAVWELFYKSGSTAKMQSAALTRVATGPLSPLAREAVARLQAELALD